A genome region from Pseudomonadota bacterium includes the following:
- a CDS encoding NAD(P)H-dependent oxidoreductase subunit E, producing MELKQVDAIVERYGSEASSLLAIMQDVQDEAHYLPREVVEHVAKRLSVPVARIYGMATFFGSFHLEPRGKHICTVCMGTACHVRGAARLVEQLERDLKVKSGGTTADMLFTTEEVNCVGACALGPLVILDGEYHGAMTSGQLTKIVEKLVKDEGGK from the coding sequence ATGGAGCTGAAGCAAGTGGATGCCATCGTGGAGAGGTACGGGTCGGAGGCGTCGTCGCTGCTGGCGATCATGCAGGACGTGCAGGACGAGGCGCACTACCTGCCGCGGGAGGTGGTGGAGCACGTGGCGAAGCGGTTGTCGGTGCCCGTGGCGCGGATCTACGGGATGGCGACGTTCTTCGGGTCGTTCCACCTCGAGCCGCGCGGGAAGCACATCTGCACGGTGTGCATGGGGACGGCGTGCCACGTGCGGGGGGCGGCGCGGCTGGTGGAGCAGCTGGAGCGGGACCTGAAGGTGAAGTCCGGCGGGACGACGGCGGACATGCTGTTCACGACGGAGGAGGTGAACTGCGTCGGGGCGTGCGCGCTGGGGCCGCTCGTGATCCTGGACGGCGAGTACCACGGCGCGATGACGTCGGGGCAGCTGACGAAGATCGTCGAGAAGCTCGTGAAAGACGAGGGAGGCAAGTGA
- a CDS encoding nitroreductase family protein, which translates to MVFSVKDKIELSADKALCTRCGACEAVCPSRVFRWSEGAIEIVAAGRCIGCGHCVAACPNAAFRHSELPPEQFAPLSAEPAPPAESIDRWLRERRTVRRFAPEPLATEEIEGLLDAARYAPTSTNSQNVRFIVFSGAAKVRTLAAWTAEYYLKLQRQLENPFVRLGIQVAVGRKLVGAYRARMPAIAEMFRATLAGEDRLFYDAPAVAIAFASGMPHLSAASCGLAAMQILLAAESRGLGACFNGYALTALIRDKETRQKVGISPEYTPGAVLVIGRPAGRFYRIPPRQARRVLWF; encoded by the coding sequence ATGGTTTTTTCCGTCAAAGACAAGATCGAACTCTCGGCCGACAAGGCGCTCTGCACCCGCTGCGGCGCGTGCGAGGCCGTGTGCCCGTCGCGGGTGTTCCGCTGGAGCGAAGGCGCGATCGAGATCGTCGCCGCAGGCCGGTGCATCGGCTGCGGGCACTGCGTCGCCGCGTGCCCGAACGCGGCGTTCCGCCACTCGGAGCTGCCGCCCGAGCAGTTCGCGCCGCTCTCGGCCGAGCCCGCGCCGCCGGCCGAGTCGATTGACCGATGGTTGCGCGAGCGGCGGACCGTGCGGCGGTTCGCGCCGGAGCCGCTCGCGACAGAGGAGATCGAGGGGCTGCTGGACGCCGCGCGCTACGCCCCGACGTCGACGAACTCGCAGAACGTGCGCTTCATCGTCTTCTCCGGCGCCGCCAAGGTCCGGACGCTCGCCGCGTGGACCGCGGAGTACTACCTCAAGCTCCAGCGGCAGCTCGAGAACCCGTTCGTGCGGCTCGGCATCCAGGTGGCGGTCGGCCGCAAGCTCGTCGGCGCCTACCGCGCGCGCATGCCGGCCATCGCGGAGATGTTCCGGGCGACCCTCGCGGGCGAGGACCGGCTGTTCTACGACGCGCCGGCCGTGGCGATCGCGTTCGCGTCCGGCATGCCGCACCTCTCGGCGGCGAGCTGCGGGCTCGCGGCGATGCAGATCCTGCTCGCGGCCGAGTCGCGGGGGCTCGGGGCGTGTTTCAACGGGTACGCGCTCACCGCGCTCATCCGCGACAAGGAGACGCGGCAGAAGGTCGGCATCTCCCCGGAGTACACCCCCGGCGCCGTGCTCGTGATCGGCCGCCCGGCCGGCCGCTTCTACCGCATCCCGCCGCGTCAGGCTCGGAGGGTGCTCTGGTTCTGA
- a CDS encoding thiamine pyrophosphate-dependent enzyme — translation MEKFNVYASRLLPKEDFLCTGHRACQGCAEVLAMRLVHKALGRNTIVASATGCMEIISSPYPESAWKVPWIHVAFENSASVASGIESAYKVLVRKGRLPARKITFVAYGGDGATADIGLQWLSGAMERGHRMIYVCYDNEAYMNTGIQRSSATPFGASTTTSPAGAASMGQHTWKKNVPEIMAAHNIPYVATINPSYPFDLFTKVRKAAAANGPAYLHAYSCCPTGWRMRPELAIQAGRLAVETGVFPLYEVVDGKYDITVPTKELRPIRDYLKPQGRFRHMTDDLIAAAEARIHKEYRHLEAKVRMTREEGF, via the coding sequence ATGGAAAAATTTAACGTCTACGCCTCCCGGCTGCTGCCCAAGGAGGACTTCCTTTGCACGGGGCACCGGGCGTGCCAGGGCTGCGCCGAGGTGCTCGCGATGCGGCTCGTCCACAAGGCGCTCGGCCGCAACACGATCGTCGCGTCCGCGACGGGGTGCATGGAGATCATCTCCTCCCCGTACCCCGAGAGCGCGTGGAAGGTCCCGTGGATCCACGTCGCGTTCGAGAACTCCGCGTCGGTCGCCTCCGGGATCGAGTCCGCCTACAAGGTGCTCGTGCGCAAGGGGCGCCTGCCCGCGCGCAAGATCACCTTCGTCGCGTACGGCGGCGACGGCGCGACCGCGGACATCGGCCTGCAGTGGCTGTCGGGCGCGATGGAGCGCGGCCACCGGATGATCTACGTCTGCTACGACAACGAGGCGTACATGAACACCGGCATCCAGCGCTCGAGCGCGACGCCGTTCGGCGCGTCGACGACGACGAGCCCGGCGGGCGCGGCGAGCATGGGCCAGCACACGTGGAAGAAGAACGTGCCGGAGATCATGGCGGCCCACAACATCCCGTACGTCGCGACGATCAACCCGAGCTACCCGTTCGACCTGTTCACCAAGGTGCGCAAGGCCGCCGCGGCGAACGGGCCGGCGTACCTCCACGCCTACTCCTGCTGCCCGACCGGCTGGCGCATGCGGCCCGAGCTCGCCATCCAGGCAGGAAGGCTCGCCGTGGAGACCGGGGTGTTCCCGCTCTACGAGGTCGTCGACGGGAAGTACGACATCACGGTGCCGACGAAGGAGCTCCGCCCCATTCGCGACTACCTCAAGCCGCAGGGCCGGTTCCGTCACATGACCGACGACTTGATCGCCGCGGCCGAGGCGCGGATCCACAAGGAGTACCGGCACCTCGAGGCCAAGGTCCGCATGACGCGCGAGGAGGGCTTCTGA
- a CDS encoding 2Fe-2S iron-sulfur cluster-binding protein — translation MTVKFKIDGVSVEAAEGASVLDVARRYGFEIPSLCHHEAVTPYGACRLCLVEIAKGGRKKLTTCCNYEVLEGISVVTDTPEIRRHRAMVLELILAEAPDAEPVRRLAAEYGVRTTRFPAKPKGEAGEKRDCILCGLCVRVCSEIVEANALTFNGRGEKRGVGTPYHEASDQCIGCASCASVCPTGCIEVKDTADAREIWGRKFGVVRCESCGAPFMTEAHRDRAVADGPLPAEYFKTCPACKRKALSGRFAAVGA, via the coding sequence ATGACAGTGAAGTTCAAGATCGACGGCGTGAGCGTGGAGGCGGCCGAGGGCGCGAGCGTCCTCGACGTGGCGCGGCGCTACGGGTTCGAGATCCCGTCGCTGTGCCACCACGAGGCGGTGACGCCGTACGGGGCGTGCCGGCTGTGCCTCGTGGAGATCGCGAAGGGCGGGCGGAAGAAGCTGACGACGTGCTGCAACTACGAGGTGCTCGAGGGGATCTCGGTGGTGACGGACACGCCGGAGATCCGGAGGCACCGCGCGATGGTGCTCGAGCTGATCCTCGCCGAGGCGCCCGACGCCGAGCCGGTGCGCAGGCTCGCGGCCGAGTACGGCGTCAGGACGACGCGCTTCCCCGCGAAGCCGAAGGGCGAGGCGGGCGAGAAGCGCGACTGCATCCTCTGCGGGCTCTGCGTCCGCGTCTGCTCCGAGATCGTCGAGGCGAACGCGCTGACGTTCAACGGCCGCGGCGAGAAGCGCGGGGTCGGGACGCCGTACCACGAGGCGTCCGACCAGTGCATCGGATGCGCGAGCTGCGCGTCGGTCTGCCCGACGGGCTGCATCGAGGTCAAGGACACGGCGGACGCGCGGGAGATCTGGGGGAGGAAGTTCGGCGTGGTGCGGTGCGAGAGCTGCGGCGCCCCCTTCATGACCGAGGCCCACAGGGATCGCGCCGTGGCCGACGGCCCCCTGCCGGCCGAGTACTTCAAGACGTGCCCGGCCTGCAAACGCAAGGCGCTGTCCGGCCGCTTCGCGGCGGTGGGCGCATAG
- a CDS encoding sulfatase, translating to MISIREDEYSSMYVFLSANFAWLALLGASIILVIAEMARRDRTWLAAAFATLLQAVFLFPILAGDNEVLAEWRWFLVAGSVVVPFAFFAAFLGPLRRKIESLRINHPFSIPAISAAALACLGAAAVMLFHRLIHSEWISLYPFAAINALLWVQLILFLLAKSVLLLGGGVSLKIELFVISPLGVLLLLAAMAGGIGIVDGARTARIRGLLNWHCPQLSMLCDLERSAGKEWTKVRRRLSPEDHAIGFVDPNGLPASMAPTKRHNVIWLVADAMRRDYVGCLGAERASTPNIDELARSSTVYENAFSPAPGTGDSMPSILTGLMPNTLAHAAKVPVFLPRLLGRHGYRSTTNMRAKNAQFFSYPVLEGVSMRSLGMREIYKKMRPWTKVDELSVDRLIERMRKAKQPVFEYVHLLATHGPFRGGAASPKCRTAVRSVDLQLGRLVAFLKDAGLWDSTVLFFFSDHGEALGEHGMWAHAQALYGEQTAVPLIAHVPGESPRRVAGPITLTALPSLTMQALGARTIFGKHECDRLVPGLNVEWAVQERQIDGDITWRSIRYPPYVYHDKIADGSEELYQTENDPGEIVDVSDRLPGELDELRALAKKIVDWEIAISKSLD from the coding sequence ATGATCTCGATCCGAGAGGACGAGTACTCGTCGATGTACGTCTTCCTCTCCGCCAACTTCGCGTGGTTGGCCCTCCTCGGCGCCTCGATCATCCTGGTGATCGCCGAGATGGCGCGCCGCGACCGGACGTGGCTCGCCGCGGCCTTCGCCACGCTTTTGCAGGCGGTCTTCCTGTTCCCGATCCTCGCAGGAGACAACGAGGTGCTCGCCGAGTGGAGATGGTTCCTCGTCGCCGGCTCCGTCGTCGTTCCGTTCGCCTTCTTCGCTGCGTTCCTTGGGCCTTTGCGGCGCAAGATCGAGTCGCTGAGGATCAATCATCCCTTTAGCATCCCGGCGATCTCCGCGGCGGCGCTCGCCTGCCTCGGCGCCGCTGCCGTGATGCTCTTTCACAGGCTCATCCACTCCGAATGGATCTCCCTCTATCCTTTCGCCGCCATCAACGCGCTGCTGTGGGTGCAACTGATCCTTTTTCTGCTGGCGAAGAGCGTGCTGCTCCTGGGGGGAGGCGTATCCCTAAAGATCGAGCTCTTCGTCATCTCGCCGCTGGGGGTGCTGCTCCTGCTGGCCGCCATGGCCGGAGGGATCGGGATCGTCGATGGCGCTCGGACCGCGCGCATCCGGGGCCTCCTCAACTGGCATTGCCCGCAGCTGTCGATGCTCTGCGATCTGGAGAGGTCCGCCGGGAAGGAGTGGACGAAGGTACGGCGCCGACTCTCCCCCGAGGACCACGCGATAGGCTTCGTCGATCCGAACGGGCTGCCCGCGAGCATGGCTCCCACGAAGCGGCACAACGTCATCTGGTTGGTCGCCGACGCGATGCGCCGGGACTACGTCGGATGCCTCGGAGCCGAGCGCGCCTCGACGCCGAACATCGACGAGCTGGCCCGAAGCTCCACCGTCTACGAGAACGCGTTCAGCCCCGCTCCGGGAACCGGCGATTCGATGCCGAGCATTTTGACGGGGTTGATGCCCAACACCCTCGCCCACGCCGCCAAGGTGCCGGTCTTCCTTCCCCGATTGCTCGGGAGACACGGTTACCGGAGCACCACCAACATGCGGGCCAAGAACGCGCAGTTCTTCTCCTATCCCGTGTTGGAGGGCGTCTCCATGCGCTCGCTCGGCATGCGCGAGATCTACAAGAAGATGAGGCCCTGGACGAAGGTGGACGAGCTGAGCGTCGATCGGCTGATCGAAAGGATGCGAAAGGCGAAGCAGCCGGTATTCGAGTACGTACACCTCCTCGCGACCCACGGCCCGTTCCGCGGCGGCGCCGCGAGCCCGAAGTGCAGGACCGCGGTGCGAAGCGTCGATCTCCAGCTCGGACGGCTCGTCGCCTTTCTGAAGGACGCGGGATTGTGGGACAGCACGGTCCTCTTCTTTTTCTCGGACCATGGCGAGGCGCTGGGCGAGCACGGGATGTGGGCGCACGCCCAGGCGCTGTACGGGGAGCAGACCGCGGTTCCGCTCATCGCGCATGTCCCGGGCGAGAGCCCGAGGAGGGTGGCGGGCCCGATCACCCTGACGGCGCTTCCGAGCCTGACGATGCAGGCGCTCGGGGCGCGTACGATCTTCGGGAAGCACGAGTGCGACAGGCTGGTTCCGGGTCTGAACGTCGAGTGGGCGGTCCAGGAGCGCCAGATCGACGGAGACATCACGTGGAGGAGCATCCGATATCCTCCGTACGTGTACCACGACAAGATCGCGGACGGTTCAGAGGAGCTGTACCAGACGGAAAACGATCCCGGGGAGATCGTTGATGTCTCCGACCGTCTTCCCGGCGAGTTGGACGAGCTCCGAGCGTTGGCAAAGAAGATCGTCGACTGGGAGATCGCGATATCGAAGAGCCTGGACTGA
- the porA gene encoding pyruvate ferredoxin oxidoreductase, with translation WRPRPADDFTAAIAGAKVVSVLDRHFSPGGAGGPVAQEVKWILYGQPKAPQIVETVVGLGGRDVTFTDFEKIYGTCKAVLGGAKVPPFELIQVRGGHYGKI, from the coding sequence GTGGCGCCCCCGGCCGGCCGACGACTTCACGGCGGCGATCGCCGGCGCCAAGGTCGTGTCCGTGCTCGATCGGCACTTCTCGCCGGGCGGCGCGGGCGGGCCGGTGGCGCAGGAGGTGAAGTGGATACTGTACGGCCAGCCCAAGGCGCCGCAGATCGTCGAGACCGTCGTCGGGTTGGGCGGCCGCGACGTCACGTTCACGGACTTCGAGAAGATCTACGGGACGTGTAAGGCGGTGCTCGGCGGTGCGAAGGTGCCACCCTTCGAGCTCATCCAGGTGAGAGGAGGGCACTATGGAAAAATTTAA
- a CDS encoding NAD(P)-binding protein: MILRLHGVTVPHDAELPSAVERAVRARLGASARRLRGLRIARRSVDARQRDVKLVFAVDVDLEGDSNPKIEDAAAPPQRVPLSVRPGTAALGAPPVVVGAGPSGLFAALLLAEHGFRPLLIDRGGDVSERRTALRAFGESRRPDPECNALFGLGGAGAFSDGKLTTSTGHAWIREILGVLAECGAPQEILTDARPHVGTDLLPGVVSRLVARIVAAGGAVRTRLRADGFAVSDGRLAGLLTKEGRIDAEVAVLAIGHSARDTWAALAKCGVRLEPKPFQLGVRAEHPQAWVDARQLGTAAGHPALGAAEYKLAARPDGIPVFSFCMCPGGETMPTINEPDHLCLNGMSENARGSPFASSGLVVTLRPELYGGRDLESCLAFVRGVEARCFAAGGSDYSAPGQRLASFARGDAKRPGPLPATSYSLGATPALLDTVLPGLVVEPLRRAMPLFERSMPGYVHPDAVLLAPESRASSPVRIARDPRTRESGSLPGLFPVGEGAGYAGGIMSAALDGLRSAAAIIERFAPPRS; encoded by the coding sequence ATGATCCTGCGTCTCCACGGCGTCACGGTGCCCCACGACGCAGAGCTCCCCTCCGCCGTCGAGCGGGCGGTGCGCGCGCGCCTGGGCGCTTCGGCGCGGCGGCTGAGGGGCCTCCGGATCGCCCGGAGATCCGTCGACGCGCGTCAGAGGGACGTGAAGCTCGTGTTCGCGGTGGATGTCGATCTGGAGGGCGACTCGAACCCGAAGATCGAGGACGCCGCCGCGCCCCCTCAGCGCGTCCCCCTCTCCGTCCGCCCGGGCACCGCCGCGCTGGGCGCCCCGCCGGTCGTCGTCGGCGCCGGTCCGTCCGGGCTCTTCGCGGCGCTCCTGCTCGCGGAGCACGGGTTTCGCCCGCTCCTCATCGATAGGGGCGGCGACGTCTCCGAAAGGAGGACGGCGCTGCGCGCTTTCGGGGAGTCGCGGCGGCCGGATCCGGAGTGCAACGCCCTCTTCGGCCTGGGCGGCGCCGGCGCGTTCTCGGACGGCAAGCTGACCACCTCGACCGGCCACGCCTGGATCCGCGAGATCCTCGGCGTCCTCGCGGAGTGCGGCGCGCCGCAGGAGATCCTCACGGACGCGAGGCCGCACGTCGGGACGGATCTGCTGCCCGGCGTCGTGTCGCGCCTCGTGGCACGCATCGTCGCCGCCGGCGGCGCGGTGCGGACGCGGCTGCGGGCGGACGGTTTCGCCGTTTCCGACGGACGCCTGGCCGGTCTCCTGACGAAGGAGGGGCGCATCGACGCCGAGGTCGCCGTGCTCGCGATCGGCCACTCGGCGCGGGACACGTGGGCCGCGCTCGCGAAGTGCGGCGTCCGCCTCGAGCCGAAGCCGTTCCAGCTCGGGGTCCGCGCCGAGCACCCGCAGGCCTGGGTCGACGCGCGACAACTCGGGACCGCGGCCGGCCATCCCGCGCTCGGTGCCGCCGAGTACAAGCTCGCCGCGCGCCCGGACGGAATCCCCGTGTTCTCGTTCTGCATGTGCCCGGGCGGCGAGACGATGCCGACGATCAACGAGCCCGACCACCTGTGCCTCAACGGCATGTCCGAGAACGCACGCGGCTCGCCCTTTGCGTCGAGCGGGCTCGTCGTCACGCTCCGCCCCGAGCTCTACGGCGGCCGCGATCTCGAGAGCTGCCTCGCCTTCGTCCGCGGGGTCGAGGCGCGTTGCTTCGCTGCCGGGGGCTCCGACTACTCGGCCCCGGGACAGCGGCTCGCCTCGTTCGCGCGGGGCGACGCGAAGCGGCCCGGCCCCCTCCCGGCGACGAGCTACAGCCTCGGCGCGACCCCGGCCCTCCTCGACACCGTGCTGCCGGGGTTGGTGGTCGAGCCGTTGCGGCGCGCGATGCCCCTCTTCGAGCGCTCGATGCCCGGATACGTGCACCCGGACGCCGTGCTCCTGGCGCCGGAATCCCGCGCCTCCTCGCCCGTCCGCATCGCCCGTGACCCGCGGACGCGGGAGAGCGGCTCGCTGCCCGGCCTGTTTCCGGTCGGCGAAGGGGCGGGCTACGCCGGAGGGATCATGAGCGCCGCGCTCGACGGGCTGCGCTCCGCAGCGGCGATCATCGAGCGGTTCGCCCCGCCTCGAAGCTGA
- a CDS encoding SLBB domain-containing protein: protein MGKIGSPKELQSYREGLAKKRSDSKKVVAVCCGTGCNASGARKVAAAFAEELEKQGLGEQVELRPTGCHGFCERGTLVLMHPEETLYQRVKPEDVAEIVSKTVAKGEVLEKHVYDDPVTGEKHVKEHEIPFYKHQNRLILGKNGAIDPTKIDDYVALGGYGALSKALSMGPERVLDEVKRANVRGRGGGGFPAGRKWETCRNAPADKRYVICNADEGDPGAFMDRSVLEGNPHAVIEGMIIGAYTVGSDEGYVYVRHEYPLAVERLTIALEQAREKGFLGKDILGTGFSFDIKINRGGGAFVCGESTALMTSIEGKVGEPRAKHIHTVVAGLWGKPTNLNNVETWANIPLVIEKGADWYTSIGTKGSPGTKIFSLVGKVNNTGLVEAPMGMTLRQIIFDIGGGIPKGGAFKAVQTGGPSGGCLPAEKLDIPVDFDTLVEQGSMMGSGGMIVMDDRTCMVDVAKYFLGFLKFESCGKCTTCREGTRRLHELVTEIAEGRGTPETIALIEELAETVKEGSLCALGTTAVNPVRSTLQFFRDEYLAHVNEKRCPAGVCKALITYEITDACTGCMVCKKRCPEGVISGDKKQKHVIDAKKCIKCGICRDVCKFDAVRVY from the coding sequence ATGGGGAAGATCGGCAGCCCTAAGGAGCTCCAATCCTACCGCGAGGGGCTCGCGAAGAAGCGGAGCGACTCGAAGAAGGTGGTCGCGGTGTGCTGCGGGACGGGGTGCAACGCGTCGGGGGCGCGGAAGGTGGCGGCGGCGTTCGCGGAGGAGCTCGAGAAGCAGGGGCTGGGCGAGCAGGTGGAGCTGCGGCCGACGGGGTGCCACGGGTTCTGCGAGCGGGGGACGCTGGTGCTGATGCACCCGGAGGAGACGCTGTACCAGCGGGTGAAGCCGGAGGACGTCGCGGAGATCGTGTCGAAGACGGTGGCGAAGGGGGAGGTGCTGGAGAAGCACGTGTACGACGACCCGGTGACCGGGGAGAAGCACGTCAAGGAGCACGAGATCCCGTTCTACAAGCACCAGAACCGGCTGATCCTGGGGAAGAACGGGGCGATCGACCCGACGAAGATAGACGACTACGTCGCGCTGGGCGGGTACGGGGCGCTTTCGAAGGCGCTTTCGATGGGCCCGGAGCGGGTGCTGGACGAGGTGAAGCGGGCGAACGTGCGCGGGCGCGGGGGCGGGGGCTTCCCGGCGGGGCGGAAGTGGGAGACGTGCCGGAACGCGCCGGCGGACAAGCGGTACGTGATCTGCAACGCGGACGAGGGGGATCCGGGGGCGTTCATGGACCGGTCGGTGCTGGAGGGGAACCCGCACGCGGTGATCGAGGGGATGATCATCGGGGCGTACACGGTGGGCTCCGACGAGGGGTACGTGTACGTGCGGCACGAGTACCCGCTGGCGGTGGAGCGGCTGACGATCGCGCTCGAGCAGGCGCGAGAGAAGGGTTTCCTGGGGAAGGACATCCTGGGGACGGGGTTCTCGTTCGACATCAAGATCAACCGCGGGGGCGGGGCGTTCGTGTGCGGGGAGTCGACGGCGCTGATGACGTCGATCGAGGGGAAGGTGGGGGAGCCGCGGGCGAAGCACATCCACACGGTGGTGGCGGGGCTGTGGGGGAAGCCGACGAACCTGAACAACGTGGAGACGTGGGCGAACATCCCTTTGGTGATCGAGAAGGGTGCGGACTGGTACACGAGCATCGGGACGAAGGGGTCGCCGGGGACGAAGATCTTCTCGCTGGTGGGGAAGGTGAACAACACGGGGCTGGTGGAGGCGCCGATGGGGATGACGCTGCGGCAGATCATCTTCGACATCGGCGGGGGGATCCCGAAGGGCGGGGCGTTCAAGGCGGTGCAGACGGGCGGGCCGTCCGGGGGGTGCCTGCCGGCGGAGAAGCTGGACATCCCGGTGGACTTCGACACGCTGGTGGAGCAGGGCTCGATGATGGGGTCGGGCGGCATGATCGTGATGGACGACAGGACGTGCATGGTCGACGTCGCGAAGTACTTCCTGGGGTTCCTGAAGTTCGAGTCGTGCGGGAAGTGCACGACGTGCCGGGAGGGGACGCGGCGGCTGCACGAGCTGGTGACGGAGATCGCGGAGGGGCGGGGGACGCCGGAGACGATCGCGCTCATCGAGGAGCTGGCGGAGACGGTGAAGGAGGGGTCGCTGTGCGCGCTGGGGACGACGGCGGTGAACCCGGTGCGGTCGACGCTGCAGTTCTTCCGGGACGAGTACCTGGCGCACGTGAACGAGAAGCGGTGCCCGGCGGGGGTGTGCAAGGCGCTGATCACGTACGAGATCACGGACGCGTGCACGGGGTGCATGGTGTGCAAGAAGCGGTGCCCGGAGGGCGTGATCTCGGGCGACAAGAAACAGAAGCACGTGATCGACGCGAAGAAGTGCATCAAGTGCGGCATCTGCAGGGACGTCTGCAAGTTCGACGCCGTGCGGGTCTACTGA
- a CDS encoding 4Fe-4S dicluster domain-containing protein — translation MDNLYVIIPRNCTGCRTCELACAMVKGRNGALGQSRIRIFPIGEASYVQMNCLQCAEAACAKVCPTQALVRNEVTRAVELDAGRCIGCALCEAACPFGHIQFDRASGKPLKCDLCGGAPACAKFCPHRALEMR, via the coding sequence ATGGACAACCTATACGTCATCATCCCCCGCAACTGCACCGGGTGCCGGACGTGCGAGCTCGCGTGCGCCATGGTCAAGGGCCGGAACGGCGCGCTCGGCCAGTCGCGGATCCGAATCTTCCCGATAGGCGAGGCCTCCTACGTGCAGATGAACTGCCTCCAGTGCGCCGAGGCGGCCTGCGCCAAGGTCTGCCCGACCCAGGCGCTCGTGCGCAACGAGGTGACTCGGGCCGTGGAGCTCGACGCCGGGCGGTGCATCGGCTGCGCGCTCTGCGAGGCCGCGTGCCCGTTCGGACACATCCAATTCGATCGCGCTTCGGGAAAGCCGCTGAAGTGCGATCTGTGCGGCGGTGCGCCCGCGTGCGCCAAGTTCTGCCCGCATCGGGCATTGGAGATGAGGTGA